From the genome of Orcinus orca chromosome 5, mOrcOrc1.1, whole genome shotgun sequence, one region includes:
- the LOC101280064 gene encoding LOW QUALITY PROTEIN: DNA-directed RNA polymerase I subunit RPA43-like (The sequence of the model RefSeq protein was modified relative to this genomic sequence to represent the inferred CDS: inserted 3 bases in 2 codons; deleted 1 base in 1 codon) has protein sequence MAAGCSVSPRSKAASEGPVVGPAGVLPCLELPTYVAACALVNSRYSCLVAGPHRRHIALSPRYLNRKRTGIREQLDAELLRYSESLLGVPIAYDNIKVVGELGAIYDDQGHIHLNTEADFVIFCPEPGQKLMGTVNKVSSSHIGCXPKPEQMLAEQWQTLKINMGDELEFEVFRLDSDAAGVFCIRGKLNTTSLQTKCSAVSEEVTETGTEEATEKPQKKKKKKNKDPEPYEVETGTTELADFADVTMKEETDLQINNNVNGLWEEEPKKKKKHQDPVFQGSDSSGYQSDHKKXKKKRKHSEEAEFTPLLEHAPKRKGKSNFL, from the exons ATGGCTGCGGGTTGCTCAGTGTCTCCGCGGTCGAAGGCGGCCTCAGAAGGGCCGGTGGTGGGACCAGCCGGCGTCTTGCCTTGCCTAGAATTGCCTACCTACGTGGCCGCTTGTGCGCTCGTGAATAGCCGCTACTCCTGCCTGGTGGCGGGGCCGCACCGAAGACACATCGCACTGTCGCCGCGCTACCTTAACAGGAAACGCACCGGTATCCGAGAACAGCTCGATGCCGAGCTCCTGCGCTATTCCGAGAGCCTTTTAGGTGTACCCATTGCTTATGATAACATCAAAGTAGTGGGTGAATTAGGAGCTATTTATGATGATCAAGGACACATTCATCTTAACACTGAAGcagattttgttattttctgcCCTGAACCAGGGCAAAAACTTATGGGTACAGTTAATAAAGTGTCTTCCAGCCACATTGGCTG TCCTAAACCTGAGCAGATGCTAGCCGAGCAGTGGCAGACTCTGAAGATAAACATGGGTGATGAACTAGAATTTGAAGTATTTCGTTTAGACTCAGATGCTGCTGGAGTATTCTGCATTCGGGGAAAACTAAATACCACTAGTTTACAAACGAAGTGCTCTGCAGTTTCTGAAGAAGTAACAGAAACTGGCACTGAAGAAGCTACTGAAAAacctcaaaagaagaaaaagaaaaagaacaaagacccAGAGCCATATGAAGTGGAAACTGGTACCACAGAGCTAGCAGATTTTGCAGATGTTACCATGAAGGAAGAGACAGATCTGCAGATTAATAACAATGTGAATGGCCTCTGGGAGGAAGAGccgaagaagaagaaaaagcatcaGGACCCTGTTTTCCAAGGCAGTGACTCCAGTGGTTACCAAAGtgaccataaaa aaaaaaagaaaagaaagcacagtGAGGAGGCTGAGTTTACACCACTTTTGGAACATGCAcct aaaagaaaagggaaaagtaattttctttag